Proteins co-encoded in one Nicotiana sylvestris chromosome 7, ASM39365v2, whole genome shotgun sequence genomic window:
- the LOC138873495 gene encoding uncharacterized protein: MEQEKVVKSPKQEQMVRKMKSLEQSLKKMQGLSGQKSVSYSDLCMFPHVHLPTSFKMPKFEKYNGHEDPVAHLKRYCNQLRGAGGKEELLMVYFGESLSGIASEWYTDQEITHWHVWDDMARDFIRQFQYNVDIVPGRNSLTNLKKKTAESFREYAVKWREQDAKVKPPMDEIEMATIFLQAQEADYFQNMMSVMGKSFVEAIKIGKMVENGLETG; this comes from the coding sequence atggagcaagaaaaggttgttaaaagTCCCAAGCAAGAGCAAATGGTTCGAAAGATGAAGAGCctggaacaaagcctgaaaaaaatgcaaggtctgagtggccagaagagtgtctcatactctgatctctgtatgtttccccatgtccacttgccaactagcttcaagatgccaaaatttgaaaagtacaacgGGCACGAAGACCCGGTCGCTCATCTGAAACGATACTGTAACCAGTTGAGGggtgctggtggaaaagaggagttACTAATGgtctattttggggaaagcctctccggaatcgcttctgagtggtatacggatcaagaaattactcattggcacgtatgggacgatatggcccgagattttattcgccagttccagtataatgtggacatcgtTCCCGGCAGAAACTCTTTgaccaatttgaaaaagaaaactgcggaaagcttccgcgaatatgctgtcaaatggcgtgagcaagatGCTaaggtaaagcctccaatggatgaaaTTGAAATGGCCACTAtctttctacaggcccaagaggcggactacttccagaacatgatgtccgttATGGGAAAGTCGTTtgttgaggctatcaaaattgggaaAATGGTTGAAAACGGTTTAGAAACAGGgtga
- the LOC138873494 gene encoding uncharacterized protein, protein MLKQIQVNILLIDALKEMPGYAKMIKDLISRKFHFQDLATVTLTQTCSVVVTRPVAEKLSDPRSFTIPCTIGNFAFPKELCDLGASINLMPLVIYKMLGIGIARPTSMLLQLADRTVKRSSGILVDVLIQVGKFVLPADFVILDCKVDEEIPIILGRSFLAIRRALIDCETGELKMRLNNEKITSMCRNL, encoded by the coding sequence atgctgaaacaaatccaggtaaatattctattgattgatgctttgaaggaaatgcctggttatgcaaaaatgataaAGGACTTGATATCCCGAAAATTccatttccaagacttggccacagtgaCTCTCACTCAGACCTGCAGTGTTGTGGTGACTAGACCAGTTGCTGAGAAGCTGTCTGATCCAAggagtttcacaattccctgCACCATTGGTAACTTTGCTTTTCCCAAAGaactttgtgatttgggggctagcataaaccTTATGCCCCTGGTGATCTATAAGATGTTGGGGATTGGAATAGCTAGACCCACTTCTATGTTattgcagctggctgacaggacCGTGAAAAGATCCTCTGGAATCTTGGTtgatgtgttgattcaggtagggaaatttgtgttgcctgcagattttgtgattctagattgcaaggtggatgaagaaattcccataattttgggaaggtcgTTCTTGGCCATAAGaagagctctcattgattgtgaaactggggagctcaagatgaggttgAACAATGAGAAGATAACTTCAATGTgtagaaatctatga